aaaagcgcgctcgcacaacactatggagttcacgattctctttttattgtatttttggagtcgttttgggagtgcagaaacacggtgcaagcacagatttatcgataatttaccACAACGATTGTCttctaatcgctttgccgctatagagggttttccatccaccgagtttttgcgcattttgaaaatgcgcatgaaaaaaactggatggaaaaagaccaaaattcgaaaaaagccccaaatatcgcaaaaagatttttacgctaggaggaagtggaaaagttagactatcgcatcgccaaaattcggaaaaactggatggaaaagggttttttgcataaacgatgacgtattaggcctcaagtcatgtggttctgtacacgatcgcgatgtaaaaatggcaaatgcatacaaaaacagttctggagagagcaaaaaatgaatttaacttctccatgtatagaaaagaaaaagaaaaaaaatgtttcaaaacctcaacgtgtaaaaatgcgtaactgccagatggacgtaaaaccactattgtttagcgtcctctcacgtgatctaaagtttattcgcataactgtaatgaatggaaacgaggcttaattcgctttttttttctgccgaaacttggaaattgcgcattattttttcgaaaggtttggatggaaacccggcttatgactgtttaacgtgagcatcgcatcactgacgtcatgttcgagttccagcgaaatgaaccaatcacatgaggcaccaagcgggcccgggcacggatagcgctcacactagaagcgaaacgtgcccgagtccacatgaatcgtgccctggcccacctcttcaagcgggcccgagcacggttggagcgctcacactagccaaacgaaccgtgcttcggcaggcaaccgtgcccgggcccggatcacagagcctagtgtgagtacgcccttagttaCTCACAGACGGGCACAATCGGTAAATAATTACTATTTTTGCTGACAAGCTAATCAGTACCTAAAGTCATACTCATTAACTGTATGTAAACGTCGAAATTCAACGTTTACCTTTTATTAGAGTTGGGCAGCATGCAGGACAGCATAATGCATAATTATGAATTCCATATATTTGCCCCTAAACCATTTCGCCCCCAAGTCACGGCCTGGTTGGCCTTGGCCTACAGGTGAACTATACTGTGAGGAGCATTTTTATGTAATGAACTATCAGCATTAGATAAGAATGAAATACTGTGTATCTACAGAGGAATGACTGGGCAGCACAGCACTGCTCTTGCCAGGTTAACAGAACTGTCCAGGTTTTCTTGGCCTACTAACAGTAAAATGTTCCCCGTGGCACAGGCAGGTCTGGAATGTGAGGGAGTGTTTATCTAATGGAGAGATACAGTTCTCATGAAGTTCCTGCTAAAGGGCGTTTGGGCCCAACTCGCTCAGCGCGATGCGGTTCTGAGATACTTGCAGAACAATATGTACTACCTCTAGTCACATAAACATTGAAATAATATTATAATGATGAACTGAGGCaaggccggcgccacgggggggcgaatgggggcgtcgccccctcaggcgaggtgtcccgccccctcaatgtaaaaaataagacccatttattttacaacaatcgctacatggttcCCCCttggccgctcgacaatcgttacacgcaccccccctcccgctcaacaacttacgttcgccacaccccccccccccctcaacaacttacgttcgcccccccccctcccccgctcaacaattacgttcgcccccccgaaattttctgacgccccctcaatgtatatgttctggcgccggccctgaacTGAGGCTAACGGGTCTTGTATTTATATTAATCATATTTATCACATAGATGTAGAGTTATTCTTCATGGGCGTTTGCCAAGCAGTTTCCAGCTAGAATTCCCCGATGTTTGCTTTGCTGTCTCACCTGTCCCATGTGCGCAAACACCCTCTGGTGAGAAGGTAGGGCCCACATTTAATATGATGTGTTTGTCACACTCCGAACTCATTTACATGTGAATAAGTATTCTGGTTGATTTAATGTTACTGTATAATACTTCCTATTAATATGATCTGAGTTACGAGAAAAGAGACCGCTAGTTTGAATAAGTCATGTGGTCGCTGTAATCCTCGGATGCCAGCAGGTGTGATTTTGCAAAGTATATTTGTATTGTAATGGATAATTGTGTTTTGTACCTTTCAGTTGTCAGTGTAACTGCAGTAATGGAGTTTGAGAGCTCACATCGCTACATTTACATTAAATACTGCAGGATGGGTGATGCAGTGCTGTGAACGTGCTGATGAGACTCTTGATATCCTGTTATACTTCATACTCGATTGTGTGTCATCTTCTACCTGGTGTCTGTCAGTGATTGGGGATGGAAAGAGGAGGTCTTGGTGGAGAAGAAAAGGGGGCAGGTGGCTCGCCCAACAAGGCACAGTGGGTCTACATGTGGTCCATCCCACAACCACAAGACACGGGGGGACTAAGAGGGGTGGCTTGACTGGCCAGGTCCAGGACCAGGTTCTGGGCTAAACCAGAGGCCCCTACAAGAATCTCTAAACCACCGTGAAGGTGAAAGTGGTTGATTGGAGAAAGCAGACAGACAAAGACTCAAAATGATGAGGGTAACTACcccacagaaaaaaaacaacttatgGAAAAACATAAGGAACAACAGTCCCTCAGAGAACAAGCGAGACGTACTGCAGACCTTTACAAAGCTGATTAGGTAAGGTGAACCCACCTTAGAGGAGTCGGGCTAAGTTTTGGCTTGttggcgccctctggtggccgcCTGCTGGTCCTGCGTCAGTTGGCGTCATCTTTACTGAATAACACAAGGAACAAACTGTATGCGCGCAGCTTTCATAAAAGTAATTTGTTTTTATCAGGACATTATTTATAGCccagtaatcacatggggcaTTTGTGTATGTaggaattacataaatgttATTCAAACTCCAGTAGGCCTGTTTTAGTTTCGTAGTGATAATACAAATAATCTACAGTGAAATTAAACCTTATCAGTGGCCAGGAAAAAACAAAGCATAACAGATACGGTTGTTttgggtgttgtgtgtttttgcatACATTAAAATACAGCAGTGGAGAGTTTCTTGTGTATTTATTAAATGTCACCTGTACAGTAAAGGGAACATGTAGCCTACATATCGGGCAGACCACTGTCTTAACTTCTGTATTGGTGGCCACATGCTGCTTTTTATAAAAGAGCAAAGTTATTTTGCATGGAGAGCAAAAATGCATTCTTCCTTAAATCCATCAGTACACTTTAAGGTTTGCTTCAGTAAATAAAGCAACGAATCTACCAGTTCTGGGAATGTCTGTGTTGGTAACACTAGTAGTCTGCAAGAAAAGTACTCAACACTGGACCTGTTTTACGAAAATTCAGACAAAAGTTACTAAGCATATGCTGTAGAATATGGAAATATCTGAAAAGTTAACGCTGAATAAATTAGACCCGCATCAAGTGCAGTACTGACACGTTCCTACAAGTCATATTTACAGAAGCTGTTTAACATTGTGATGATTTTGGTGTTTTGCTTGTTTGGCTGGGTTTTGAGAGGATGAATCAATTTATGAAGTTAACAGAGAACAGATTGTTCAAAACCACAAAGAAAACGCTGACTTCAGACAGAGGGAACATATTACATCGATATTCCCACATTTTAATTATGGTTAAAATGTGCTTTTCAGTTTAGTATCACCTAGATCACAATTACAATGTACACAGCAATATGTTGACAAATAAAGTTGGCGAAATGTAGCACCAAGCACTAAATGTTTCCCCGAACCAGAGGTCATGAAGAGTGAGATTCCGCCTACGGTTTAGCATGAGACAAAAACACTTAAAAGACTTTAGTGCACTTTACACTGCAGCATGAACACAGGCGCATTTCCCCATTATGAATCATCACGAGCCCCTTTCAAATGTACCAGCCATGCTGACTCACCATTAGGAACTGTGTTTGCAAAATCTGAGTATTCAAAAAAAAAGTATACTTAGCATAAATATTTACTAGCTCAGTAATCAGTAAATTACTCATGTCAAGACCTTGTAAAGTTTGATACGGTGATAACAACTAAATGTGTTTAGGTCTGTGATCCAGGGTCAGTTATCAGGTGATCAGCAGCCTGCATCTCACACACCGTGTGATCTGAGTGTCCTGCACAGGGATGTAAAAGCTCCTTTGACCTGTAGAAGATAGTCGGATAGGTTATAGATAGACaaaaatatacaatagtaaCAAGGCTTAATAACAAGCAACTGTGGAATGAAGGCCCATTTACTGACTCTTCACAAACCCTTTTCAAACGTTACAAATATTACGTGAAAGTAATAAATCGTTCATTCTATCGTAATATTCTTCATACATACAAATATTTCAATTTCCCCTTTCACCCCTTCATGAGTTTTAAGTAATACCTGGTTGTCATACCGGTTTTTAGTAAGCATCAGAGGGACTGTGAAAATCTAGTTTGCGTTATATTTCGTATATATTTTGGCCTATATACATTTGTAAAATATCTTCCACCAACTGATATTCACCGTTTTTGCTGCTCTGCTAACTTGCAGTGCTGCAGTTTAAGAGTCTCCTGTAGGACTTCTGTTCTTATTCACACTAAACCGAAAGTGAAGGAGAGTCTTGATCATCGCTTTAGTTTATGCCCAAGAACTGCTGACGCACATCTGTAGAAATTAATATTTACTTCCTTGAGCCTATTGAGACCATAGTCTTGCTCACAGAAATTCAAACCTACAGATATTTTAAATGATTATTTGATATCTATATTGAATGTATGTTTGTAGGGACTAGGCTACTACACACTGTATAAAGCAGGAACTAACTAGTGAGTTGTCTCATGTGACACGTGATAACTCGTCTTAAAGTCGAGCACGTCCAGACCTCCACAGACCTCCACAGACCTTCATCTGCTCACATCTCTGAAGCTTCTCCAACCTGTCGAGGTAAGCGGAGTCAATGTTGGGTTTCAGAAACGCCGTCGTACCTCGTGTTTACCCATTACATGAGTTATCTAGTGACTATTTACCACACTATACTACAGCTAGTCAACGTTTTACTTTTTAATCGGGTTAAGCCAATTTTAGCCGCTGTGTTTATTCAAAGAACCTTTTCTATTTTAAGCGCCTATTTTTTTACAACAGTGCGCagttgatgtgtgtgatgttgtaAATGTCACGGCTGATAACAGAGAGGATATATGTAGACTACTGTACAGAAGATCTGAAGTGTAGTGCCAGTTATCTTTGTCTACAGCAGACAGGTTTCGATACGTTTAACCTATCATTTACTCCAACAGAAGAGTACAAAATGCTTTGCCAATCAATCCCCATAATTTACCTTTTTATACAACTTCTGGCATTTTAAGAAGTCCGCCATCCTTGAAGTTTGTCAGACACATGACATTGTCATGTGGCTAATTGCACAAGTGATATTACTGGTTTGGTTACGTTAACTTCCCTGTTGGCATTACCCAACCCACATGTAACCTAAGAGTCTATTGTGTAAATAGAAGAAGATGAACTGGGGTTTCTGCTGGTCTTTTTGCTCCTGTGGTTGGATTGTCTGATGGTCTGATTATCTGATGGTCTGGTGACAGTACCCTGTACTGATGAACGTCTTCTTTGATTTTCAGCAGGTGAAGATGAGGGTTTTGATTTTCACAGTACTGTGCGGGTCAGTCGTGGCACTTTACGACCCAAACCTGGACATGCACTGGGAGTTATGGAAAAAGAAACACGACAAGATTTACTCCAGTGAGGTGAGGGCTAAACCTGCTTTAGTCCTGGTGATCATTGACGTTACAAAACGTAGGGAAATTGACACGAGAGAGAGCAGCAGGCTTCATTTCTGCGTGGGACCTTACACGGTGCCCAAACATCTTCTGTCTCAGTGCGAATCTGGACTGTGGGCTGATCCACCCTCATTCCTTCCCCAGCTTAATTTACAGTTCCTCGTCCTGCCCAGTGTGATATGAAGGCAGTGGGGCTATTGATTGGCACAGTGCCTGAAGGAAAAAAGGCTCTTATAACACAGAACCAAAAAAAATGGCAGTAATGAACTTGCGCGGGGCACAGAAACCCTCTGTGTCCTGAACATCTCAAGACAGCAATAGGTAAAAAACAGAAACGTAGCCAGGACATGTTGCCGTTATATCACGGCGTTTTGACAGAGACCTGGCCAGTGGAAGGACATCTCTTTTAGCAAACATCTTTAaccaacaccccaacacctccTTTTGCAATGTTAAGGGAAGTTGGCATACACCATTAGCCTGTCAGTCATAGGTACACTGTTAATAACCTGTGCAATTATGCCATATGATAATTTCTGCATGTGCAGAAAGTGTGAGTGACTTGTGAATGTGTGCTGGCAGATAGAGGAGTTGGGCCGTCGACAGATCTGGGAGGGGAACCTACGACAGATCACCATCCACAACCTTGAGGCCTCTCTGGGCATGCACACCTTTGACATTGGTATGAACCACATGGGAGACATGGTAAGATCTTCTCAATTATGGACTCCATGGCAGCTTAAAAACAGCCAGCTGTGCGTAAAAGCAAAATGCGATATGAAGTAATGGATGTATGATGGTGAAATAAAGGCTGTGGATTTTTCTCACTGTAAAAATACACGTTTGCTTCCACTGAACGTCAGACTACAGAGGAGATTCTGAAGAACTTTGCTGGGACTCGGGTTCCCTCTGACCTGAAGAGACCTTCCACGTTTGTGTCCTCTGCCGGTGCCCCAGTGCCAGATTCAGTAGACTGGAGAACAAGTGGCTATGTGACCGATGTGAAGAACCAGGTACTGGTTTCTACTGGTTTCTACTGGTTTCTACTGATTCTACTGGTTTCTACTGATTCTACTGGTTTCTACTGGTTTCCACGCTGCACACATTCTACACTTGAATCTTTGGTGCTTTAAATTCATGGACTACTTGGAAATTTCTGTTTCTGTAATTTATTGTTTCTCATGAATTAAAGAGCAAAACACCTTCGTGCAAGGGTATAAATACTATATTATGGAAAACAAATTCCAAATCACTTATTGTTCAAGTCAAACTACGTAATGGTAGTGCATCCATGAAACATGTTACGTGTTTGGGCCCGGTGGGGGTGCTTTAGTATCATTAGCGCCTATATTTCTGAATTAATTCTGAATTAAATCTTTCAGATTTTACTTTATGTAGGAGTTAAACTTTGCATAATATATTTTCATTTTATGTGCAGATTGATCTGAAGTCACAAAAACTAACAACTAGATTGCTAGATTTATATAATAAACCATGCGTAACCATGGAATTTTCTGTATATGAAAGTGAATTTTAACTGAAACTTCCTCTTTGCTGAGTCACTAACCAGTTTCACTTCTTTCTGCTGTCTCTTGTGTTGGTTTTTGGCTGTTCTTTCCTGATTTCTTCACTATCTTCCTCCACAATTAACCAGCATAGTTAAACTATTAAATGGTAGAATAGGTTGTGTAATATTAGTCAGTGTCTCCTACATTAACAATAAGAGTGCAACATCCATGAGTTGATATGAAGTTTTAATGTTAATTTAATTTGGCTACAGATGTTGTTTTCTTTTCAGAACTTCAGGACTGCAGCTCATTGCTTTGTCTCATTCTTATTTCCTGTGTAACCAGTTGTGCCTCTAACGCGGTGTATTTTCATCCTCTCAGGGCTCGTGTGGCTCTTGCTGGGCGTTTAGTGCCGTTGGGGCCCTCGAGGGTCAGCTGAAGAAGAAGACGGGCCAGCTGCTCTCCCTCAGCCCCCAGAACCTGGTGGACTGCTCATCCAAATATGGAAACAAAGGTTGCAACGGAGGGTTCATGACCAAGGCCTTTCAGTACATCATTGACAATGGTGGTATAGATTCTGATGCGGGCTACCCGTACACTGCAGTGGTGAGTTGAGTAACTGCACTCCTAACTTCACACCAGGGTGAAAAGCTTGTCTGTCACCTGCTGCGTGCTCCCGTCACACCACCGTGAACGCAGAGCCGGATTGTTCAGAAATGGTGAAGAACCTGGTATGTTGGTTTTGTTCTAACATGGTGCCATGTTGTCGTTTGCCTCCCAGCAAGGAGACTGCAAGTACGACCCGACCAAACGAGCTGCCAACTGCTCCAGTTACAGTTTCACCCCCAGAGGGGACGAGGAGCAGCTGAAGCAGGCGGTGGCCACCATCGGCCCCATCTCTGTGGGCATCGATGCCACTCGCCCGCTGTTTGTCATGTATCGCAGTGGTAAGAGTTACTtctcattttaaatattatttccAAATTCTGTCTACATGTGCATCAATAACCTTAAATTAAACTGAAGTCCAAACGACATTAGAATGAACATTGTTATATTACTGCTGAGGGCAGTATATGCAGAATATGTGTTATTTCATGTCATCTGCAGTTTATATGAGTTTATATGAACCAGAGCTCTGCAAACACagggaaatacatgtgtaaaaGATAAAATGCATGTAAGGAAGTGTGGAAGTGTCTagatgctggagtgtgtgtgtgtaccctgacTACACGTGTCCTTCAGGAGTGTACAGTGACCCAACATGTAGCCAAAACGTAAACCATGCAGTTCTGGTTGTTGGCTATGGCACACTGAACGGACAGGACTACTGGCTGGTGAAAAACAGGTAGGAGGTTCAGCTTCATGACTAAGCAAAACTCACAAGTTCATCAAGCCCATCTGACTGTCAGGGCTTGCTGCAGGGTTGTGCCATCTATCGCCACCGGGGGGAGCTCTCGAATCAGCAATCGGCGGTGGTGACCTGCAcctgtctttctccctgctTACGGAAGACAGATGAAGGTCTCACCGCTGAGTTGTTTGTAGTTAGAGCGTGTGCAGTCAGCCTTCTGTCTCAGTACCGTGGTGTGTTTTGTTGGTGTCTcgtcacccctctctctctctctctctctctctctctctaaagtcTCTGTTCAAGTGTTTTCTGTCCTGCGCTGCTCTCTGGCCCATCTCAAGATTTCCTTCACTGTTTGTTCCACTGTCCAGTTTCGTtggttattttgggaaggttttttGTTTGCAGTTCTCTCACTTTAGAGCGTCAGCTACTTCCACTGCCGTCCCGAGTTTGCTTAGTAGgttttcttgtttttgtttgtttggtttttttttttttttgcgttaAGGTTTCCACGTCTTTTCTGTTATTTCTCTTTTTCACTGTGTTTTTCTTTCATCTCGTGTCCTGCATCGTTTTGGCAGCGGTTTCAgttcttcatttattttatgGTTTGGTGCACGGATTCGCCCGTTTCTGTTAAAACCCTTGTGGTGTTGTACTACCATACAAACCACCTCGTGACACTGACATCAGCTAATATTTTAACTGCCAGTCTTCATTTTGATGTTTAGGCTTAATCTTAATTTTGGAATTTGATTGATACCAACTAATATCTTTGGACTAAAGTTGCTGgacatctttctttcttttagaATGTGgcttaattaaataaaacttatttatttaaaataacatttgaTTGTGTAAATGCAGTTTGCAGAACAATCCTATATCTAGATCAAGAATTTCCTGTGGAGATTTTCAGTGGATGCTACAATTTAGTCCAGAACTTGGGGAAGTCCATGTTTGGGAAAGAAATCATGATGTTCTGCTGTAAAGTGTAATGTTTCTGCTTCTTTACTCTCACAACAGCTGGGGCAGGCAGTTTGGAGATGAAGGCTACATCCGCATAGCCCGCAATAAGGGTAATCTGTGTGGCATCGCCTCTTATGCCTGCTACCCCATCATGTAGAGAGTAAGAtcaaattatatatgtataaacatgatttatttttataataaCTTGCTTTTAGATTGTATCTTTATTAATGGATGTTTCCATTACAAAAATACAGAGAATGAAACTGGTCTGAAAACATGATTCCAGTCAAATAAATTTACAAGTGACTTTTTATTCAGTGCAACATCACAACAGACAATATCACATGAGGTATCAAAGGATTTTCAAAATTGGTACACAACATCCAGGTATGATTGACATGTAGACTGTCGTGATTCAGACCCTTTGGTTGGTTAGCAACATTCATAGGTTAACATGAGAATGACACAATGACATGTCCAAATAAGAGACACAGAC
This genomic stretch from Brachyhypopomus gauderio isolate BG-103 unplaced genomic scaffold, BGAUD_0.2 sc62, whole genome shotgun sequence harbors:
- the ctss2.1 gene encoding cathepsin S, ortholog2, tandem duplicate 1, encoding MRVLIFTVLCGSVVALYDPNLDMHWELWKKKHDKIYSSEIEELGRRQIWEGNLRQITIHNLEASLGMHTFDIGMNHMGDMTTEEILKNFAGTRVPSDLKRPSTFVSSAGAPVPDSVDWRTSGYVTDVKNQGSCGSCWAFSAVGALEGQLKKKTGQLLSLSPQNLVDCSSKYGNKGCNGGFMTKAFQYIIDNGGIDSDAGYPYTAVQGDCKYDPTKRAANCSSYSFTPRGDEEQLKQAVATIGPISVGIDATRPLFVMYRSGVYSDPTCSQNVNHAVLVVGYGTLNGQDYWLVKNSWGRQFGDEGYIRIARNKGNLCGIASYACYPIM